Proteins from a single region of Halorubrum sp. 2020YC2:
- a CDS encoding creatininase family protein encodes MYLADHTWPELGDALSDGSVALVPLGSTEQHGPHLPLATDHLIAEGLATAAADRSDAFRTPTINVGVSPHHRQFPGTMWVDPPEFRDYVESFSRNLAYHGIDRVVFVNAHGGNVQHLREVGRRLHEDEVAYAVEWMWDESIPELVDDLFERNGPHAGPKETAMITHLAPDLVREDRLEDARDGGLVDLDDADTMVHGARTFYDAVDNSPNGAFGDPTDVTPAKAERLFEAAADQLVQLAEWIGDRDEGELFPEPRVEREAATR; translated from the coding sequence ATGTACCTCGCGGACCACACTTGGCCGGAGCTGGGCGACGCGCTGTCGGACGGTTCCGTCGCGCTCGTCCCGCTCGGCTCGACCGAACAGCACGGCCCGCACCTCCCGCTGGCGACCGACCATCTGATCGCGGAGGGGCTCGCGACCGCGGCCGCGGACCGCTCGGACGCGTTCCGGACGCCGACGATAAACGTCGGCGTCAGCCCGCACCACCGGCAGTTCCCGGGGACTATGTGGGTCGATCCGCCCGAGTTCCGCGACTACGTCGAGTCGTTCTCGCGGAACCTCGCGTACCACGGGATCGACCGCGTGGTGTTCGTCAACGCCCACGGCGGCAACGTCCAGCACCTCCGGGAGGTCGGCCGCCGGCTCCACGAGGACGAGGTCGCCTACGCCGTCGAGTGGATGTGGGACGAGTCGATCCCGGAGCTGGTCGACGACCTGTTCGAGCGCAACGGCCCGCACGCCGGCCCGAAGGAGACGGCGATGATCACCCACCTCGCGCCCGACCTCGTCCGCGAGGACCGGCTCGAAGACGCTCGCGACGGCGGCCTCGTCGACCTCGACGACGCCGACACGATGGTCCACGGCGCCCGGACGTTCTACGACGCGGTCGACAACTCTCCCAACGGGGCCTTCGGTGACCCGACCGACGTGACGCCGGCGAAGGCCGAGCGCCTGTTCGAGGCGGCCGCGGACCAGCTCGTCCAGTTAGCGGAGTGGATCGGCGACAGAGACGAGGGCGAGCTGTTCCCGGAACCGCGGGTGGAGCGAGAGGCGGCGACCCGCTAA
- a CDS encoding tRNA (adenine-N1)-methyltransferase: MTDAAYLLVHDDREYLLEPGEEFGTDLGVLEVPGDVAAGDEVETHLGTVFEVRALRGPDLFNHLERTGAPMMPRDVGLVMGHTGASGGDRVLDAGTGTGILTAYLGRAGADVTSYEVDPEFAEVARDNMETAGVADRVEVRTGDLTEELDALADGEPFDALTLDTGDAPAVVERADELLAPGGRLAVYSPFVEGTREAALAARDAGFSEVETLETIQREMDFSDRGSRPSTAGVGHTGYLVFARAP, translated from the coding sequence GTGACGGACGCCGCGTACCTGCTCGTCCACGACGACCGCGAGTACTTACTGGAGCCGGGCGAGGAGTTCGGCACCGACCTCGGCGTGCTCGAGGTCCCCGGGGACGTCGCGGCCGGCGACGAGGTCGAGACGCACCTCGGCACCGTCTTCGAGGTCCGCGCGCTCCGCGGTCCCGACCTGTTCAACCACCTCGAACGCACCGGCGCGCCGATGATGCCCCGCGACGTGGGGCTGGTGATGGGCCACACCGGCGCGTCCGGCGGCGACCGCGTCCTCGACGCCGGCACCGGGACGGGGATCCTCACCGCGTACCTCGGTCGGGCCGGGGCCGACGTGACCTCTTACGAGGTCGACCCCGAGTTCGCCGAGGTCGCCCGCGACAACATGGAGACCGCGGGCGTCGCAGACCGGGTCGAGGTCCGGACCGGCGACCTCACCGAGGAGCTGGACGCCCTCGCGGACGGCGAGCCGTTCGACGCGCTCACGCTCGACACGGGCGACGCCCCGGCCGTCGTCGAGCGCGCCGACGAACTGCTCGCGCCCGGCGGCCGCCTCGCGGTGTACTCCCCGTTCGTCGAGGGGACTCGGGAGGCGGCCCTCGCGGCCCGCGACGCGGGCTTCTCCGAGGTCGAGACGCTCGAAACGATCCAGCGCGAGATGGACTTCTCCGACCGCGGCTCCCGCCCCTCCACCGCCGGCGTGGGCCACACGGGCTACCTCGTGTTCGCGCGGGCGCCCTGA
- a CDS encoding DUF5804 family protein → MTRVCLLGDPDVELSYELLSRETARDALATYAIEEPFENSVAVDTVSLGAAVSLCNDLNWYLVRFVEEALVLEPSIATDEWLSRDLAREVRDGDVPPEETDQRLKVFGLVDGRPVEPLFVRRRQGETPEYDLRDVDETVTVRVSESEFSG, encoded by the coding sequence ATGACGCGGGTGTGTCTCCTCGGCGACCCCGACGTGGAGCTCTCCTACGAGCTGCTCTCCCGCGAGACGGCTCGCGACGCGCTCGCCACCTACGCGATAGAGGAGCCCTTCGAGAACAGCGTCGCCGTCGACACCGTGAGCCTCGGCGCCGCGGTCTCGCTGTGTAACGACCTCAACTGGTACCTCGTCCGCTTCGTCGAGGAGGCGCTCGTCTTGGAGCCCTCAATCGCGACCGACGAGTGGCTCTCCCGGGACCTCGCCCGCGAGGTCCGCGACGGCGACGTGCCGCCCGAGGAGACCGACCAGCGCCTGAAGGTGTTCGGGCTCGTCGACGGCCGGCCGGTCGAACCCCTCTTCGTCAGGCGACGACAGGGCGAGACGCCGGAGTACGACCTCCGGGACGTAGACGAGACCGTGACCGTCCGCGTGAGCGAGTCCGAGTTCTCGGGCTGA
- a CDS encoding DUF5821 family protein translates to MTDDATTDSDSASDDFGDGSEVSDVLPRPDDPLAEAVETALSGRSEVVAVGVSTRLLPAVLAARERSSGPAWRVACRPGVVDALSRALVLGTAAAEAVETGAVRVRTGEPHGHGTGGTLFASPDRADAVVGPRGDRTLATTSPDSKPADGARAAAAARFAAATTEPVGMPSRRRLLAAAREVLDDRFANDVAAVLASLAPGEFGRTAELSDRTLLVSLAARHDHLFRDLRTWVGTDGVGIAPAQEFTRDRRALVERELIESIKVPMGPGRPMLRLRAVDDALLRARPEEVPSVLEGRFALPTDADGRLRHDAGRDGRRPVWERRRW, encoded by the coding sequence GTGACCGACGACGCGACGACCGACTCGGACTCCGCGAGCGACGACTTCGGTGACGGGTCCGAGGTCTCCGACGTCCTGCCCAGACCCGACGACCCGCTTGCCGAGGCGGTCGAGACGGCGCTGTCGGGTCGGTCGGAGGTCGTCGCGGTCGGCGTCTCGACCCGGCTGCTGCCGGCGGTCCTCGCTGCTCGCGAGCGGTCGTCGGGACCGGCGTGGCGGGTCGCGTGTCGCCCCGGCGTCGTCGACGCGCTCTCCCGCGCGCTTGTCCTCGGCACCGCGGCCGCCGAGGCGGTCGAGACGGGCGCGGTCCGGGTCCGGACCGGCGAACCGCACGGCCACGGGACGGGCGGCACGCTGTTCGCGAGCCCCGACCGCGCCGACGCGGTCGTCGGCCCGCGCGGGGACCGGACGCTCGCGACGACGAGTCCTGATTCGAAGCCGGCCGACGGCGCCCGCGCCGCCGCGGCGGCGCGGTTCGCCGCGGCGACGACCGAGCCGGTCGGGATGCCCTCGCGGCGCCGACTGCTCGCCGCGGCGCGGGAGGTCCTCGACGACCGCTTCGCAAACGACGTGGCGGCCGTGCTGGCGTCGCTCGCCCCCGGCGAGTTCGGGCGAACCGCCGAGCTCTCGGACCGGACGCTCCTCGTCTCGCTCGCGGCGCGACACGACCATCTCTTCCGTGACCTCCGGACGTGGGTCGGGACCGACGGCGTCGGCATCGCGCCGGCACAGGAGTTCACGCGGGACCGCCGAGCGCTCGTCGAGCGGGAGCTGATCGAGTCGATCAAGGTCCCGATGGGACCGGGGCGACCGATGCTCCGGCTCCGCGCGGTCGACGACGCGCTGTTGCGCGCGCGGCCCGAGGAGGTGCCGAGCGTCCTCGAAGGGCGGTTCGCGCTGCCGACCGACGCCGACGGCCGGCTCCGCCACGACGCCGGCCGCGACGGCCGTCGGCCGGTCTGGGAGCGGCGTCGGTGGTAG
- a CDS encoding multicopper oxidase domain-containing protein: MNDGNIFGRRATSRRGFLAGAAALGTVGVAGCGAPRAEGDGGADNAVGGGSDDGDSAEQVDDWAGSDSTAVETDHPFTSPRTTVDLDERDGQITVSTTPCRHRLLGEETSGGPWELPEVWAWQTPDTDPSIPGPLLRVTEGTELEITYDNTEHNRPHTFHVHGLSKDWMDDGVPTTTGQQVAPGEEYTYEISANQPGTHLYHCHYQTQNHLDMGMYGILRVDPEGYEAPDKEAFMTIKDWDSRLSASTAGGDVEFSHRDRNPDVFTVNGRCAPYTFHPEEGSPLIVEEGDTVRIHYVNAGYESHAMHTHNHGFTIVEKDGGVIPEAARHREDVIPIAPAERKTIEFTAGADPGVYALHCHKVNHAMNGESYPGGMIGGMVYESVMDSEQFASVMQMAGYEG, from the coding sequence ATGAACGACGGGAACATCTTCGGTCGACGCGCGACGTCCAGACGCGGATTCCTCGCTGGGGCGGCGGCGCTCGGAACCGTCGGCGTGGCGGGGTGCGGCGCTCCGCGGGCCGAGGGCGACGGCGGCGCGGACAACGCCGTCGGGGGCGGGTCAGACGACGGCGATTCGGCCGAACAGGTCGACGACTGGGCCGGGAGCGACTCGACGGCAGTCGAGACGGACCACCCGTTCACGTCGCCGCGGACGACGGTCGACCTCGACGAGCGGGACGGCCAGATCACGGTGTCCACGACGCCGTGCCGCCACCGGCTCCTGGGCGAGGAGACGAGCGGCGGCCCCTGGGAGCTGCCGGAGGTCTGGGCGTGGCAGACGCCGGACACGGACCCCAGTATTCCGGGACCGCTGCTCCGGGTGACCGAGGGCACGGAGCTCGAGATCACCTACGACAACACGGAGCACAACCGACCGCACACGTTCCACGTCCACGGGCTCAGCAAGGACTGGATGGACGACGGCGTCCCGACGACGACAGGCCAGCAGGTCGCGCCGGGCGAGGAGTACACCTACGAGATCAGCGCGAACCAGCCGGGGACGCACCTGTACCACTGTCACTACCAGACGCAGAACCACCTCGACATGGGGATGTACGGCATTCTCCGCGTCGATCCGGAGGGGTACGAGGCCCCCGACAAGGAGGCGTTCATGACGATCAAAGACTGGGACAGCCGGCTGTCGGCCTCGACGGCGGGGGGCGACGTCGAGTTCAGCCACCGCGACCGCAACCCCGACGTGTTCACGGTCAACGGGCGGTGCGCGCCGTACACGTTCCACCCCGAGGAGGGGTCTCCCCTGATCGTCGAGGAGGGCGACACCGTGCGGATCCACTACGTCAACGCTGGCTACGAGTCGCACGCGATGCACACGCACAACCACGGCTTCACCATCGTCGAGAAGGACGGTGGCGTCATCCCCGAGGCCGCTCGGCACCGCGAGGACGTGATCCCCATCGCGCCCGCCGAGCGCAAGACGATTGAGTTCACCGCCGGCGCCGACCCCGGCGTCTACGCGCTCCACTGCCACAAGGTGAACCACGCGATGAACGGCGAGAGCTACCCGGGCGGCATGATCGGCGGGATGGTCTACGAGAGCGTGATGGACTCCGAGCAGTTCGCCTCCGTGATGCAGATGGCCGGCTACGAGGGGTGA
- a CDS encoding 6-hydroxymethylpterin diphosphokinase MptE-like protein: MNFATFEPAYEAILADFGFERAADERARDAAADLATPFPLDRLGDWEARTVAVAGAAPCLADDVALARDADVVVAASTAVDVLADRGVAVDCMVTDLDKNPETAVELTREGVPVAAHAHGDNLPAVREWLPRFADEWTLATTQAAPVGPVRNAGGFTDGDRAAFLADHVGAGELVFPGWEFDDPDVDPMKARKLDWAARLLRWLERRRDERFAVLDDRREEADAALSEALGEGLESDAADG, from the coding sequence GTGAACTTCGCGACCTTCGAACCGGCCTACGAGGCGATCCTCGCGGACTTCGGCTTCGAACGCGCGGCCGACGAGCGCGCCCGCGACGCCGCCGCCGACCTCGCGACGCCGTTCCCGCTCGACCGCCTCGGAGACTGGGAGGCCCGGACCGTCGCCGTCGCGGGCGCGGCCCCATGCCTCGCGGACGACGTCGCGCTCGCCCGCGACGCCGACGTCGTCGTCGCGGCCTCAACCGCGGTCGACGTCCTCGCGGACCGCGGCGTCGCCGTCGACTGCATGGTGACCGACCTCGACAAGAACCCGGAGACGGCGGTCGAACTGACCCGCGAGGGCGTCCCCGTCGCCGCCCACGCCCACGGCGACAACCTCCCCGCGGTCCGCGAGTGGCTCCCGCGCTTCGCGGACGAGTGGACGCTGGCGACGACGCAGGCCGCCCCCGTCGGGCCGGTCCGGAACGCCGGCGGGTTCACCGACGGCGACCGCGCAGCGTTCCTCGCGGACCACGTCGGGGCCGGCGAACTCGTCTTCCCGGGCTGGGAGTTCGACGACCCCGACGTGGACCCGATGAAGGCGCGCAAGCTCGACTGGGCCGCCCGGCTGCTGCGCTGGCTCGAACGCCGCCGCGACGAGCGGTTCGCGGTCTTAGACGACCGACGCGAGGAGGCCGACGCGGCGCTGAGCGAGGCCCTCGGAGAGGGACTCGAATCGGACGCCGCCGACGGTTAG
- a CDS encoding dihydropteroate synthase gives MRNVDAAGMGIGDDHPPRIMGVLNVSEESPYDPSVYDDPGEAAAYVDEELIGEGADIVDVGLESANKDLDVLSAEQELARLDTAVETLESTSGDAVWSIETRYHEVADEALSRGFDMVNDICGFADPEMPRVCREHDVAVSKMASPPDLERPGAIEAVDDIYEALSMNGFTDKTILDPAFGGWSEAKTHEDDRETFHRLREFRGYGRPLLVSINRKSFLRTIAGRSTEEALPVSLAATSMAVERGAHVIRTHDVAETRDAALVGAQFARDRYRSGDSGAVAVEELDVTTVREAARHLDRIGATGATRGDRDAADSAVVRTYELSGLDDPAVGALRAATVGGDAPGAAFALGDPGREPTEASASATDGSGTDGDRRGLLIGTSSAVSAVRDAVSGASEPLDAALDGIDRNVN, from the coding sequence ATGCGAAACGTGGACGCCGCAGGGATGGGGATCGGCGACGACCACCCGCCCCGGATCATGGGCGTACTCAACGTCTCCGAGGAGTCGCCGTACGACCCCAGCGTGTACGACGACCCCGGCGAGGCCGCCGCCTACGTCGACGAGGAACTGATCGGTGAGGGCGCCGACATCGTCGACGTTGGTCTCGAATCGGCCAACAAGGACCTCGACGTGCTCTCCGCCGAGCAGGAGTTAGCGCGGCTCGACACCGCGGTCGAGACGCTCGAATCGACCTCGGGCGACGCCGTCTGGTCGATCGAGACCCGCTACCACGAGGTCGCGGACGAGGCGCTCTCGCGCGGCTTCGACATGGTCAACGACATCTGCGGGTTCGCGGACCCCGAGATGCCCCGGGTCTGCCGAGAACACGACGTCGCCGTCTCGAAGATGGCCTCGCCGCCCGATTTAGAGCGGCCGGGTGCGATCGAAGCCGTGGACGACATCTACGAGGCGCTGTCGATGAACGGCTTCACCGACAAGACCATCCTCGACCCCGCGTTCGGCGGCTGGTCCGAGGCGAAGACCCACGAGGACGACCGCGAGACGTTCCACCGCCTCCGGGAGTTCCGGGGGTACGGCCGCCCCCTGCTCGTCTCGATCAACCGCAAGAGCTTCCTCAGGACCATCGCCGGGCGCTCGACCGAGGAGGCGCTCCCGGTCTCGCTGGCCGCCACGTCGATGGCGGTCGAGCGCGGCGCCCACGTGATCCGCACCCACGACGTGGCCGAGACCAGAGACGCCGCCTTGGTCGGCGCCCAGTTCGCTCGCGACCGGTACCGCTCCGGCGACTCCGGCGCCGTCGCCGTCGAGGAACTCGACGTGACGACGGTCCGCGAGGCCGCGCGCCACCTCGACCGGATCGGCGCGACGGGGGCGACGCGGGGCGACCGCGACGCCGCGGACAGCGCGGTGGTCCGCACCTACGAGCTCTCCGGCCTCGACGACCCCGCCGTCGGCGCGCTCCGCGCCGCGACCGTCGGCGGCGACGCTCCCGGCGCCGCGTTCGCGCTGGGCGACCCGGGCCGCGAGCCGACCGAGGCGTCCGCCTCCGCGACCGACGGCAGCGGGACCGACGGCGACCGACGCGGACTCCTGATCGGGACGTCGTCGGCCGTTTCGGCGGTCAGAGATGCGGTTTCCGGGGCCTCGGAGCCGCTCGACGCCGCTCTCGACGGTATCGACCGGAACGTGAATTAA
- a CDS encoding methionine adenosyltransferase, with translation MDRNIQVSRLDRQAVEDQEVEIVERKGIGHPDSICDGVAESVSRALSQLYLDRVGKVLHYNTDETQLVAGRAAPAFGGGEVVEPIYILIVGRATKEYDGEQLPVDSTALAAARDYLDEAIPELEYGTDVVVDARLGEGSGDLQDVFGEETQQVPMANDTSYGVGHAPLTETETIVHEAERALNTTYHDEHPELGPDVKIMGKREGDRIDITVAAAMVDAYVDGLDEYDDAVESVREYVDDLAREYTDREVHVDVNTADDYDEGSVYLTVTGTSAEQGDDGSVGRGNRANGLITPNRPMSMEATSGKNPVNHIGKIYNLLSTRVAESVTSEVDGIRDLQVRLLSQIGRPIDEPHVADAQIVTEEGVALNDIEAEVLDIVDRELADVTDVTRSVIEGDVSTF, from the coding sequence ATGGACCGGAACATACAGGTCAGCCGCCTCGACCGGCAGGCGGTCGAGGACCAAGAGGTCGAAATCGTCGAGCGAAAGGGGATCGGTCACCCCGACTCTATCTGCGACGGCGTCGCGGAGTCGGTCTCGCGGGCGCTCTCGCAGCTCTACCTGGACCGCGTCGGCAAGGTGCTCCACTACAACACCGACGAGACGCAGCTGGTCGCCGGCCGCGCCGCCCCCGCGTTCGGCGGCGGCGAGGTCGTCGAACCCATCTACATCCTCATCGTCGGCCGCGCCACGAAGGAGTACGACGGCGAGCAGCTCCCGGTCGACTCGACCGCGCTCGCGGCCGCCCGCGACTACCTCGACGAGGCGATCCCGGAGCTGGAGTACGGCACCGACGTCGTCGTCGACGCCAGGCTCGGCGAGGGCTCCGGCGACCTCCAGGACGTCTTCGGGGAGGAGACCCAGCAGGTCCCGATGGCCAACGACACCTCCTACGGCGTCGGCCACGCTCCGCTCACGGAGACGGAGACGATCGTCCACGAGGCCGAGCGCGCGCTCAACACGACCTACCACGACGAGCATCCCGAACTCGGTCCCGACGTGAAGATCATGGGCAAACGCGAGGGCGACCGGATCGACATCACCGTCGCCGCCGCGATGGTCGACGCCTACGTCGACGGCCTCGACGAGTACGACGACGCGGTCGAGAGCGTCCGCGAGTACGTCGACGACCTCGCGCGGGAGTACACCGACCGCGAGGTCCACGTCGACGTCAACACCGCCGACGACTACGACGAGGGGTCCGTCTACCTCACCGTCACCGGCACCTCCGCCGAGCAGGGCGACGACGGCTCGGTCGGTCGCGGCAACCGCGCGAACGGGCTCATCACCCCGAACCGCCCGATGTCGATGGAGGCGACCTCCGGGAAGAACCCGGTCAACCACATCGGGAAGATCTACAACCTCCTCTCGACCCGCGTGGCCGAGTCCGTCACGAGCGAGGTCGACGGCATCCGCGACCTTCAGGTCCGCCTGCTCTCGCAGATCGGCCGTCCGATCGACGAGCCGCACGTCGCGGACGCGCAGATCGTCACCGAGGAGGGCGTGGCGCTGAACGACATCGAGGCGGAGGTCTTAGACATCGTCGACCGCGAACTCGCGGACGTGACGGACGTGACCCGCAGCGTCATCGAGGGCGACGTCTCGACGTTCTGA
- a CDS encoding glycosyl transferase family 2, whose product MEYVQERVTTLHALTDDRPDAPTDRAAVVVPMTEREYGTLAAERVLSTLETVDPARVIVPLRASADRAGPFADWLDGFDLDVETLWCDGPRLASLLEARGLDGERGKGRDVWLALGRALDEEFVVVHDADTKTYSPAFVNRLLFPLGRGYSFSKGYYARVEDGSLYGRLFRLFFRPLVRALGDAAPGREPDVLAYLSAFRYALAGEFAATSDLVSRLRVQRGWGLEVGTLGEAFGHAGFADSAQVDLGRYEHDHRSVEGPTGLADMSRAVGEATLRAVEDAGVEVDYDGLPGRYREAAETLVDGYAADAAFNGLSYDAGDERSQVATYAESLARPGPDTRLPAWGNAPVEPEEVREAARDDLAGVRDGGAVGGGAVGGSVAEEGQTEPAPGED is encoded by the coding sequence ATGGAGTACGTTCAGGAACGCGTGACAACCCTCCACGCGTTGACCGACGACCGGCCCGACGCCCCGACGGACCGCGCGGCGGTCGTCGTGCCGATGACCGAGCGCGAGTACGGGACGCTCGCGGCCGAGCGCGTGCTTTCGACGCTGGAGACCGTCGACCCGGCCCGGGTGATCGTCCCGCTGCGGGCCTCGGCCGACCGCGCCGGGCCGTTCGCGGACTGGCTCGACGGGTTCGACCTCGACGTCGAGACGCTCTGGTGTGACGGCCCGCGGCTCGCGTCGCTGTTGGAGGCGCGCGGCCTCGACGGCGAGCGCGGCAAGGGGCGCGACGTGTGGCTCGCCTTGGGCCGCGCGCTCGACGAGGAGTTCGTCGTCGTCCACGACGCCGACACGAAGACCTACTCGCCGGCGTTCGTGAACCGGCTGCTGTTCCCGCTCGGGCGCGGGTACTCGTTCTCGAAGGGGTACTACGCCCGCGTCGAGGACGGCTCGCTGTACGGGCGGCTGTTCCGGCTGTTCTTCCGACCGCTCGTCCGGGCGCTCGGGGACGCGGCCCCCGGTCGCGAGCCCGACGTGCTCGCGTATCTCTCCGCGTTCCGCTACGCGCTCGCCGGCGAGTTCGCGGCGACGAGCGACCTCGTCTCCCGGCTCCGGGTCCAGCGCGGCTGGGGCCTGGAGGTCGGGACGCTGGGCGAGGCGTTCGGCCACGCCGGCTTCGCGGACAGCGCGCAGGTCGACCTCGGCCGGTACGAGCACGACCACCGCTCCGTCGAGGGACCGACCGGCCTCGCGGACATGAGCCGGGCGGTCGGTGAGGCGACGCTGCGCGCGGTCGAGGACGCCGGCGTCGAGGTCGACTACGACGGCCTCCCGGGACGCTATCGCGAGGCCGCGGAGACGCTAGTCGACGGCTACGCCGCGGACGCCGCGTTCAACGGCCTCTCGTACGACGCCGGCGACGAGCGCTCGCAGGTGGCGACGTACGCCGAGTCGCTCGCCCGGCCCGGCCCGGACACCCGCCTGCCGGCGTGGGGGAACGCCCCCGTCGAACCGGAAGAGGTCCGCGAGGCCGCGCGCGACGACCTCGCCGGGGTCCGCGACGGCGGCGCGGTCGGCGGGGGAGCGGTCGGCGGATCGGTGGCCGAGGAGGGACAGACGGAGCCGGCGCCGGGGGAGGACTGA
- a CDS encoding nascent polypeptide-associated complex protein translates to MFGGGGMNPRKMKQMMKQMGIDVEELDAERVVIETADGDDLVFDGAQVTKMDAQGQETYQIVGSPDSVADAGASGATAVEGGDADDPALDGAEDADDGGIPEEDVKLVAQQAGVSKEAAREALEAANGEPARAISDLQ, encoded by the coding sequence ATGTTCGGAGGAGGCGGCATGAATCCGCGGAAAATGAAGCAGATGATGAAGCAGATGGGGATCGACGTCGAGGAGCTCGACGCCGAGCGGGTCGTCATCGAGACGGCCGACGGCGACGACCTCGTCTTCGACGGCGCCCAAGTCACCAAGATGGACGCTCAAGGGCAGGAGACCTACCAGATCGTCGGCTCGCCCGACTCGGTGGCCGACGCGGGCGCTAGCGGCGCGACCGCGGTTGAGGGCGGCGACGCGGACGACCCGGCGCTCGACGGCGCCGAAGACGCGGACGACGGCGGCATCCCGGAGGAGGACGTCAAGCTCGTCGCCCAGCAGGCCGGCGTCTCGAAGGAGGCCGCCCGCGAGGCCTTGGAGGCGGCCAACGGCGAGCCGGCCCGGGCGATCTCGGACCTGCAGTGA
- a CDS encoding DUF192 domain-containing protein: protein MRRRRLLGLTAAATAGAAAGCLGDSDGDGGDGNGSVDNRSPDDGEGNDETDTEWPTGTYADYETATVTVESPEGETRGSVTAAIADGDDKRVLGLSDAEALPEDGGMLFVYDAPQDSLTYVMRRMSFGIDIVYVDADREITRIHNAPEPGPNEDGEEQGYDGSGQYVLELPYEWTDRHGVAVGDSLRFDL from the coding sequence ATGAGACGGCGGCGACTCCTCGGACTGACCGCGGCCGCGACTGCCGGCGCCGCCGCGGGCTGTCTCGGGGATAGCGACGGCGACGGAGGCGACGGGAACGGTTCGGTCGACAACCGGAGTCCGGATGACGGGGAGGGGAACGACGAGACCGACACCGAGTGGCCCACCGGAACGTACGCCGACTACGAGACGGCGACCGTGACCGTCGAGAGTCCCGAGGGAGAGACTCGCGGCTCGGTGACCGCGGCGATCGCGGACGGCGACGACAAGCGCGTTCTCGGCCTCAGCGACGCCGAGGCGCTCCCGGAAGACGGCGGAATGCTGTTCGTGTATGACGCGCCACAGGACTCGCTCACCTACGTGATGCGCCGGATGAGCTTCGGCATCGACATCGTCTACGTCGACGCCGACCGGGAGATCACCCGGATCCACAACGCGCCCGAGCCGGGACCGAACGAGGACGGCGAGGAACAGGGGTACGACGGCTCCGGTCAGTACGTGTTGGAACTCCCCTACGAGTGGACCGACCGCCACGGCGTCGCGGTCGGTGACTCGTTGCGCTTCGATTTATAA
- a CDS encoding RNA methyltransferase has translation MSGDEAGEGNAIDEGVDDAGTDDDETADDAGARRKPVVVVVEPETPGNVGTIARAMKNFGLSDLKLVNPPPIEEDGEAYGFAGHAREDVLPNAEEVTFDEVVANYHTVGTTAITGEDDRSHERFPFKTPAELRESLKAVDAPTAIVFGREGRGLNNEELSRLDEVCSIPADDDYPVLNLGQAATVLLYELRDLTVDETQLPDTEVTRAPEPDVERFHEFFDEFLAATGQRDHVRGKNALLMRRLLGRAHPTEREIHSLLGTFRKANAKLEHADHLAAKYDEPPYPAER, from the coding sequence ATGAGCGGCGACGAGGCGGGCGAAGGGAACGCGATCGACGAGGGAGTCGACGACGCCGGGACCGACGACGACGAGACGGCCGACGACGCCGGAGCCCGGCGGAAGCCGGTCGTCGTCGTCGTCGAGCCGGAGACGCCGGGCAACGTCGGCACCATCGCCCGCGCGATGAAGAACTTCGGGCTCTCCGACCTCAAGCTCGTGAACCCGCCGCCGATCGAGGAGGACGGCGAGGCGTACGGCTTCGCCGGCCACGCCCGCGAGGACGTGCTCCCGAACGCCGAGGAGGTGACCTTCGACGAGGTCGTCGCGAACTACCACACCGTCGGTACCACCGCGATCACCGGCGAGGACGACCGCAGCCACGAGCGCTTCCCGTTCAAGACGCCCGCCGAACTCCGCGAGTCGCTGAAGGCGGTCGACGCGCCCACCGCGATCGTCTTCGGCCGCGAGGGGCGCGGCCTCAACAACGAGGAGCTCTCCCGGCTCGACGAGGTGTGCTCGATCCCGGCCGACGACGACTACCCCGTCTTGAACCTCGGGCAGGCCGCGACGGTCCTCCTCTACGAGCTCCGCGACCTCACCGTCGACGAGACCCAGCTCCCCGACACCGAGGTCACGCGCGCCCCCGAGCCCGACGTGGAGCGCTTCCACGAGTTCTTCGACGAGTTCCTCGCGGCGACCGGCCAGCGCGACCACGTCCGCGGGAAGAACGCCCTGCTGATGCGCCGGCTGCTCGGGCGCGCGCACCCGACAGAACGCGAGATTCACTCGCTGCTCGGCACGTTCCGCAAGGCGAACGCCAAGCTGGAGCACGCCGACCACCTCGCGGCGAAGTACGACGAGCCGCCGTATCCCGCGGAGCGGTAG